The genomic stretch GGTATCCTAAAGTCTCCCCTCTCTTGACGGGAGGGGATGAAGGGGAGGGTGAAAAAAGCATCTTAATCACCCCCACCCTCACCCTCCCCCGTCAAGGGGGAGGGAAGTATAAGGATACCCCAAAGCAAAGACTATGGGGTATTGAAAATTTAATACAGAATGATACATAATACAAAATTCGGGATGCAAGATGCAAGACAAAGGCATAGATACCTGAAAAACTCTATTTGCAACTCCAGTAGTGTCAGGGGATGACAACCAATCAAATATTTAATCATTATTCAAGATTCAGAATTTATCTTGCTGTATTCCTTTGTCTGATGCATGAACGCCTCAAGCTGAATTGCGGTAGTTATTGATTCTGTCCCGTCGTAAGGTACACTTATGGACGGAATATTATAATCTTTACTAATTGCTCTTAGAAGAGCGGTCACAATTGTCCCCGGCATGCAGCCGAAAGGCATCGCATTTACGATTCCCGATGCTCCCTTCTCAATCAAGTCAATAGCCTTGCCTATGCTTAAAATCGTTTCTCCTTCAAATGAATCATGAATGTACGGGTTGGCTTTTTTTAGAATCTGCCTTGTTGAAGGCTCGCGATTAGTCTTCAGACAATCTTTGAATATGCCGCCGTATCTGTGCTCTGTTTTATTTTGGAAACGATTCTTTAAAAATAATCTTACAATTGACGGGAAATCATTTTTTATCACTGCGTGTTTTAACCCGATATAATTGACGTAATAGATCCATTCTTCCGGCGGAGATAGCCATACTTCTCCGCCAAGGGCCTCTATTTTGTCAATTAGACTTTCATTAGTGAACTTATTGGACCTTACGAATATCTCGCCGATTATGCCTATGAGCGGTTTTTTCCCGTGTAATCGCGGAATAGAATCAAAATCTTTCCTCATATCATTAAGCATCACTTCTACATTGCCGTTTCTGGTTCTCAATGCATTGTATAATCTTTTCAGGTTCTTATCATAGATATAATCGCTTATTCCCTTTTCCTTCTCATAGGGTCTTGTCTCATGAAGACATTTCGTAAGCAGTTCTATGCATACGATACCCTCCCATGCCCTTTTGACAAAATCCTCTCCGGTTATTCCAAGGTCCTTGTAAAAAGTCCTGTCCTGAACCGGGGAATAAACCTGCACGTTATCAAGACCGAGACGTTCCAGTACTAACCTTTGGAATATATTGTACTGTCCGAACCTGCAGGGTCCGGTGCCGCCAGGCATGAAAAAACTTAATCTGTCTGAAGTTGAACCACTTGAATATGCCTTTTTCAACATCTCGCCTATGGTCAGCACGCAAGGATAACATTGTTTCCCGGAGATATGCCTCCTTCCAATTTCCGCAGTCTCTCTGTCAGGCGCCGGCAATACTTCGGCAGATATGCCCGAGTGCTCAAATGCGGCGGCCAATCCATAGGCATGATCGGACATCATGGGAATATAGATAGTTCTCGCTCTGCGAAGCGTAACGCTTGATGTATAACGCGCGACATGAGAAGAAATTAACGGCGCACCGAGAGATGTATTCAATGATAAATTACTATTGACTATTGACTGTTTTTTTGACTGACGGCCGCCGATGCTGTCTAAAAACGCCTCACACCTGGTGATCGCGCCTGCATCGGCGCTGTGCTCGTCTATCTCCAAAAAGAGAAACGGTTTTTTGCCAATCTCCTCCTTGAAATATTCAAAAATAAATGAATCGGGCCCGCAGTTGAAATTACTGATATAAATAGGATACAGCATCGGATTGTCTCTCACAATTCTTGCGGACTGGATAATCCGCTTGCCGCTTTTCCAATACATCTGGGGCCATCTATCTGATATATCCATCGAGTCAAGGGGTAGAAAATCCATTGGAATAGCCAGAACATTAAGGGATGCAAGCTTCTGCGGGATCTGCAGGTTTACTCCGCTGTCAAAAGAATTATATGCCCTTCCTATAATAACAATGGTTCTCTCTCTTAAAGACGAGAGTATGCTTCTCCCTTTTTCCTGAATCTCTCTTTGGAATTCACTTTGTTTTTCCTTTGCCTTGTTCAAGGCTTTTTTAACCTTTCCGGAAGACAAGTTAAATTGTTTTAAACCTTTCTTAATCTCACGGACAATAAAATCATCGCCGCGTCTAAAATCAATTATGGGACTCAATATATTTACATCGCTGAATGCGGCTTTCGCTAAATATGGGATTGTCTGCGTGTACGGACACGGAGACTCTTTATCAAAATATCTGTTATTGTCTTTCAGGCTCACGAAAGACGGCAAGAGAATATTTACGACATCATTTTCCATAAGATACTTTATATGACCATGAGCCACTTTGACTGGAAAGCAGGTCTCTGAAAGAACCGTTTCTGCGCCGAGGTTTACAATCTGCCTGTTTGTCTTCGGGGAAATAGTAATATCAAAACCAAGTTCATAAAGAAGCGCCGTCCAGAAAGGCAGGTAGTCCTGAAAAAAAAATATATAAGGGATTCCGATTTTTTTAGTATTTTCAGAATTTGATTCCGATTTCTTTGTATATTCCTTCCAGAGCAATTCTTCCCTGAATGCAAAAAGATCTTCTATGCTTGCCTTCCCTTTCTTTCTTATATCATATTTCTCACATCTGCCGCCGTAAAATAAAAGCCCTTTTTCACTTTCCACACTGACTTTATTTATATCACAAACATTTGAACAGCCCTTACATTTAAATGATGACGTAGAATAAGAACGGTTTGACAGCCCAAATCCTTTAAAAGATGTTTTATAAGATGTCTTTGAATTGATGTCATCTCTTACAATAAGCGCCATACCTATTGCGCCGGTGACGTCATGATTCGGCGGAACAGTAATCCTTTGCCCGGTAAATTTTTCAAATGCTGCAACCACCGATTTATTGAACGCCGTACCTCCCTGAAAAAATATGTTTTTGCCTATTTTTTTGCCGGAGACCACCCTGTTTATATAGTTTTCTACAATTGAATATGCCAAGCCTGCAAGCAAGTCGTCTTTCTTAACACCCTGCTGAAGATTCGCCAGAAGGGAATTTTCC from Nitrospirota bacterium encodes the following:
- a CDS encoding CoA protein activase — protein: MSKDGIFFAGLDAGSVSVKLVVLDAEAKIFHTVYERHKGHPLTVALQVLKNFLGNNGNASSPSISITGSAGKLLADILGVKHINEIVAQSLSVKQFLPSVKTIFEMGGEDSKLIILNDMGIEDFSINSVCAAGTGSFLEQQAERLRLSLEEFSDLAAKSKSPPRIAGRCSVFAKSDMIHLQQIATPVEDIVAGLCFAVVRNFKGSIVKGRKVFPQVSFQGGVAANSGIVRAFREIFNIDEIIIPQYFAFMGAIGAALKDIKSNTRNAFDIKNLEDQINSIRISGNGRAPLIIKGDDFFRRHLQNADYGIKSGIQNLKSETINAYLGIDIGSISTNLAVINEQGGLLSKRYLMTAGRPIDAVMQGLREVGEEIGDKVEILGVGTTGSGRYMIADFVGADVVKNEITAQARAAIFIDKDVDTVFEIGGQDSKYISIENGVVVDFEMNKACAAGTGSFLEEQAEKLNISIKEEFTNSAFSSQHPCNLGERCTVFMENSLLANLQQGVKKDDLLAGLAYSIVENYINRVVSGKKIGKNIFFQGGTAFNKSVVAAFEKFTGQRITVPPNHDVTGAIGMALIVRDDINSKTSYKTSFKGFGLSNRSYSTSSFKCKGCSNVCDINKVSVESEKGLLFYGGRCEKYDIRKKGKASIEDLFAFREELLWKEYTKKSESNSENTKKIGIPYIFFFQDYLPFWTALLYELGFDITISPKTNRQIVNLGAETVLSETCFPVKVAHGHIKYLMENDVVNILLPSFVSLKDNNRYFDKESPCPYTQTIPYLAKAAFSDVNILSPIIDFRRGDDFIVREIKKGLKQFNLSSGKVKKALNKAKEKQSEFQREIQEKGRSILSSLRERTIVIIGRAYNSFDSGVNLQIPQKLASLNVLAIPMDFLPLDSMDISDRWPQMYWKSGKRIIQSARIVRDNPMLYPIYISNFNCGPDSFIFEYFKEEIGKKPFLFLEIDEHSADAGAITRCEAFLDSIGGRQSKKQSIVNSNLSLNTSLGAPLISSHVARYTSSVTLRRARTIYIPMMSDHAYGLAAAFEHSGISAEVLPAPDRETAEIGRRHISGKQCYPCVLTIGEMLKKAYSSGSTSDRLSFFMPGGTGPCRFGQYNIFQRLVLERLGLDNVQVYSPVQDRTFYKDLGITGEDFVKRAWEGIVCIELLTKCLHETRPYEKEKGISDYIYDKNLKRLYNALRTRNGNVEVMLNDMRKDFDSIPRLHGKKPLIGIIGEIFVRSNKFTNESLIDKIEALGGEVWLSPPEEWIYYVNYIGLKHAVIKNDFPSIVRLFLKNRFQNKTEHRYGGIFKDCLKTNREPSTRQILKKANPYIHDSFEGETILSIGKAIDLIEKGASGIVNAMPFGCMPGTIVTALLRAISKDYNIPSISVPYDGTESITTAIQLEAFMHQTKEYSKINSES